A stretch of the Erpetoichthys calabaricus chromosome 3, fErpCal1.3, whole genome shotgun sequence genome encodes the following:
- the LOC114647814 gene encoding uncharacterized protein LOC114647814, producing the protein MPILSSLGPLDMYIDKKEGVALKADNGNFLSCIGTNESMYLEPAKANKDQWCKFQVSKCPDGKVLLKDPRGKYLSRYDEGGIQYIRPVKSSPDDYCKFSVFTDNNKILLRADNGLYVSRIQRERQNIEAAKEGPDECCKYDVSIGDIVEPSFTILSIEVKDFQPDKIKTPTAVTEQAYTNNTSINQSHTFKLSWTDRTSETTTWTNAWGFSSTLSFDVLFVKCSATVSYNGSYQKSSTLDKTITVADETTITVPSKKKVVAQLIVNKNDNAVVPFRAKIKKIDCNGTETILTEEGTWKGILYTNVTIDASEQPI; encoded by the exons ATG CCCATACTAAGTTCACTTGGCCCGCTGGACATGTACATCGATAAGAAGGAGGGAGTTGCTCTGAAGGCTGATAATGGAAACTTCTTGAGCTGCATAGGAACTAATGAGTCGATGTACCTTGAACCTGCAAAAGCAAACAAAGACCAGTGGTGCAAATTTCAAGTCTCAAAATGCCCAGATGGGAAAGTCCTTCTGAAAGATCCAAGGGGAAAATATCTGAGTAGATATGATGAAGGTGGCATTCAGTACATTAGACCAGTGAAGTCTTCCCCAGATGATTACTGTAAATTTAGTGTCTTTACTGACAACAATAAGATCCTCCTCAGAGCTGACAATGGATTGTATGTGAGTAgaatacagagagagagacagaatatcgaGGCAGCAAAAGAAGGGCCAGATGAGTGTTGTAAATATGACGTAAGCATTGGCGATATTGTCGAACCATCTTTTACAATCCTCAGTATTGAAGTCAAAGATTTTCAGCCAGACAAAATCAAAACACCTACTGCTGTAACAGAACAAGCCTACACTAACAATACCAGCATTAATCAAAGTCACACTTTCAAACTGTCTTGGACTGACAGAACCAGTGAAACGACCACCTGGACCAACGCTTGGGGTTTCAGTTCAACGTTGTCTTTTGATGTACTATTTGTAAAGTGTAGTGCCACAGTGTCTTACAATGGATCATATCAGAAATCCTCTACCTTGGACAAGACAATAACAGTTGCTGATGAGACCACAATTACtgttccttcaaagaaaaaggttGTGGCTCAATTAATTGTTAACAAAAATGATAATGCTGTTGTTCCATTTAGAGCTAAAATTAAGAAAATCGATTGCAATGGCACTGAAACAATCTTAACTGAAGAGGGAACGTGGAAAGGAATTTTATACACTAATGTGACTATTGACGCATCAGAACAACCAATATAG